In the genome of Pseudarthrobacter sp. IC2-21, one region contains:
- a CDS encoding glycosyltransferase, whose product MRISMVSEHASPLAALGGVDAGGQNVHVAALSEALAARGHSVTVYTRRDAPQLPRRVPVGPRLEVVNVDAGPARHIPKDELLPFMGALADGIATDWGQQPPDVVHGHFWMSGLAALDAAGRYAGFRVPVVQTFHALGTVKRRHQGADDTSPRERRWLEPGVGRSADRIIATCPDEVFELRAMGIDTAKVSVAPCGVDLGLFTADGPVAPRPRSHRILSVGRLVPRKGVDLVIRALPQLAAAGYDDVELLIVGGGAEAGLLESDPEVRRLLALAAELGVRDKVTLLGHVPRAEMPAIFRSADAVVCAPWYEPFGIVPLEAMACGVPVVAAAVGGLRDTVVDGGTGIHVPPRDPQAIASALTRLLGEPALRAELGAAGQRRARSRYSWQRVAAETEKAYELAVAAMPAGQVRMEGVAL is encoded by the coding sequence ATGAGAATCTCCATGGTTTCAGAACATGCCAGCCCGCTGGCCGCGCTGGGCGGAGTGGACGCCGGTGGCCAAAACGTCCACGTTGCAGCATTGTCGGAGGCCCTCGCCGCCCGGGGCCACAGCGTCACCGTCTACACCCGGCGCGACGCACCGCAACTGCCCCGGCGGGTGCCGGTGGGCCCACGGCTCGAGGTGGTCAACGTGGACGCCGGGCCTGCCCGCCACATCCCCAAGGATGAGCTGCTCCCGTTTATGGGGGCTCTCGCGGACGGCATCGCCACGGACTGGGGCCAGCAGCCGCCGGACGTGGTCCACGGCCATTTCTGGATGTCGGGTCTCGCGGCGCTGGACGCTGCCGGCCGGTATGCGGGCTTCCGGGTCCCGGTGGTCCAGACGTTCCATGCGCTGGGCACCGTCAAACGCCGGCACCAGGGCGCCGATGACACCAGCCCGCGGGAGCGCCGCTGGCTGGAACCGGGCGTGGGACGTTCCGCTGACCGGATCATCGCCACCTGCCCGGATGAAGTTTTCGAACTCCGGGCCATGGGCATCGACACGGCCAAGGTATCCGTTGCGCCGTGCGGCGTGGACCTTGGACTTTTCACGGCCGACGGGCCGGTCGCCCCGCGGCCGCGCAGCCACCGCATCCTCTCGGTGGGGCGCCTGGTGCCCCGCAAGGGCGTTGACCTGGTGATCCGTGCGCTTCCGCAGCTCGCCGCGGCGGGCTATGACGACGTCGAACTCCTGATCGTGGGCGGCGGTGCCGAGGCGGGGCTGCTGGAGTCCGATCCGGAGGTGCGCCGCCTCCTGGCGTTGGCCGCGGAACTCGGTGTCAGGGACAAAGTGACCCTGCTGGGCCACGTGCCCCGGGCTGAGATGCCGGCGATTTTCCGCAGCGCTGACGCCGTGGTGTGTGCCCCCTGGTACGAGCCTTTCGGGATTGTCCCGTTGGAAGCAATGGCGTGCGGGGTCCCCGTGGTGGCTGCCGCCGTCGGTGGCCTCCGCGACACCGTTGTGGACGGCGGCACGGGGATCCACGTCCCGCCGCGGGATCCGCAGGCCATCGCCTCCGCGCTGACACGCCTGCTCGGCGAGCCCGCACTGCGCGCAGAACTGGGCGCGGCCGGGCA